GAGAAAATTACAGACTATACCAACTTTTATGAAACGATCACACCGTTTGGTGATCTCTGAAGATTTTCTGTAAATGAAATTCAGATTGATAAGTCTTCAAAATGTTTAATTAACTAATCAGCACGTTTAAAATAAGAATCTTTAACCACCTGAAGAATTAATTGGCTCAGTTAAGTTCCAAGTAATTTCACAAACCAAGAACCAcaccaaaaagagagagagagagagagagagagagacctggcGGCGAAGATCGGCGTGGTGGAGCTTCGCTTCGATATCTTCGACAGTACAGTTCTGCGGGGACTTAGACTCCGAGAGTCTCCGGCGAAGCCTGCGAGGCAATTTGGGTGGAGAAAGGgcgaagaagaagaggaggacgAAAACGCCGTCGCACCACTGTCATCCAACGGAAAGTCCATTACCATCGCTCCTCCAACAACCACCGCTTTCCCTTCCCCTTTTCCCTCAGGTGGCGACAGCGACGGAGACCACGATTCCACTCCCCCGACCATCATCGATACGCGAAACAGATCACAACGACGTCGTTTCAGTCTCTTAAGACAGTGAGAGAGCTGAGAGGTCGCCGCCGACGAAAGTCTTCTGACGCCGACGGGTTTTCTGCCGCCGATGGTGTGAGGGTTTGGGGTTTGTATGTTTAGGTgtaagtgagagtgagagtgagagtgtgtTCTGGGTAGGTGAGAGTGAGAAGTGAGAGATAATAGTGTGTTTTTAGGGCTGTGTACCTCACATGTCAGCAGGTCAgggtggattaaaaaaacatggtactcgagctcaccaagctcgagtacccgaaaaagtggtacattgctatatagttcagaaacagtgtttctgggcaaattatttccaaaattgatggtaatgggccatttttgcctcAATAAGAATCTAATAAGAAACAACCAATTTGCAAtacaaaaaggaaaatgctgAGAACAAATAAAATGGCACAACCTTATACCACAACTTACCATATGATAAGTTGTAATTGATGAAAGTGTGTTCTCACATGGCCCACAAATACTCCTTCAGTAGTCACAACTCGCCACGTGGCGAGTGGTAGTACAAAATTGTGCAATATTTGGTGGTCCTAGCACAACTCATACAAAAATCTAAATATAGTACTACtatattttaataacaaataaatatatgagaagaaaagtcaaataaaaaaacGATGAGAAGAAAACGTACCTGGAAACTCTACACCAGTACACTTGCTTTGCTTTTAACCATACACGTGGAGCATTGGAGCCTTGGAGgtaataatatatctatttgGACGGTTGGATCAAAACTTTAAATGTTACACAGCCAACAGTTTCGTAAATAATGCAAGAAGTAAAGAagtaaaggaaagaaaaacacaGGAACAAAAATAGGCATATTAGTTGAAAGTTGAGAGTCTTGAGACATTAGAGAGAGATAAAACATCAAAGAGTCACCTGAACTGATGGTGTTTGCAACAATGTGGTGGCATGCAAAAAGGTGCCCTTTCTATGAAGATTTTAGAGGTGAATCATAGTCTCATCTCCTGTCGTTGCAGCACCGCTTGCTTTATAGTAAGACCTAGGatgaaaattagatttttttttttctctcttttgtttgttGGGTGAAcatctaagagcattcacatcagctctTGCATAACTgtgtataaatgtgtaaaatacacattttgaccgtttttacacattttaaagcaaaaaacacactACATCAGTCCAGCTAAAATCATGCATAATCGTCTAAAATTTTCCACAAGCTATAGTAcccatgtaaatttacacgggcacTGTAGCTcgtgtatttagttttttattaatttccgttcgcaccaatttttctctctcttatccGTGCATAACGACCTCaatggaaaaacaaacaaacccaaacggaaaaacaaacaaactcaaacgggaaaaaaaaaaaaaaaaaaaaagagacagatcggtgctaaaaaaaaaaaaccccaaacggaaaaacaaacaaatccaaacggaaaaacaaaaaagagacatATCGTTGCTTAAACCAACACAGAGATatacttgctaaaaaaaaaaagagacagatcggtgctaaaaaaaaaaaacccaaacggaaaaacaaaaaagagacagaTCGT
This genomic stretch from Quercus robur chromosome 4, dhQueRobu3.1, whole genome shotgun sequence harbors:
- the LOC126723415 gene encoding uncharacterized protein LOC126723415 isoform X1 codes for the protein MMVGGVESWSPSLSPPEGKGEGKAVVVGGAMVMDFPLDDSGATAFSSSSSSSPFLHPNCLAGFAGDSRSLSPRRTVLSKISKRSSTTPIFAASNAMGNCQTRLEQSPEAHHGPHLMRKILVSALKRSSKLLSRRVMIYLWMD